Proteins from one Mus musculus strain C57BL/6J chromosome X genomic patch of type FIX, GRCm38.p6 PATCHES MG3683_PATCH genomic window:
- the Rtl8a gene encoding mammalian retrotransposon derived 8b encodes MEGQGKVKRPKAYMLRHNRRRRRRNPIPFPELFDGEMDKLPEFIVQTGSYMLVDDRTFDTDELKVTFLITRLKGRALQWVIPYIKIDSPLLNDYNGFLNEMKRVFGWEEDEDF; translated from the coding sequence ATGGAAGGCCAAGGCAAGGTAAAGAGGCCGAAGGCCTACATGCTCAGGCACAACAGGCGGCGCCGTCGGCGGAACCCCATCCCGTTTCCAGAGCTGTTTGATGGCGAGATGGACAAGCTCCCGGAGTTCATCGTGCAGACCGGCTCCTACATGTTGGTGGACGACAGGACCTTCGACACCGACGAGCTCAAGGTGACGTTCCTCATCACCCGCCTCAAGGGCCGGGCCCTGCAGTGGGTGATCCCCTACATCAAGATCGACAGCCCCCTGCTCAATGATTACAACGGCTTCCTGAATGAGATGAAGCGGGTGTTCGGGTGGGAGGAGGATGAGGACTTCTAG